The DNA segment GCTCTCTATTCGTGTGTGTGCTTGCTTAAaaatgtgtgtatatatataacctGGGCATTAAATAGTTGGTGCTTAATATGGTTTGGTGGTTCCATCTGACAAGTCACTCGTTACTCGGTGCATTTATTCGAATAAGTGATGGTATTTGGTCATACTGCTTGTGTGTTTTCTCTGTTTTCTCTAGTACCGTAACTGAAGTTCAATTTTGGTCTGACGAAGACAAAGGGCTGCAAGTGGGTCAACCATGAGCCCACGTCGGGTAACCCACTGATTTGGTCTAGAAGTGGGTTCACTGGTCGACTCACTTGCACCCTTAGTCGaagttcagaagaaaaaaattgccgGTGGTTTCCTATGCCCTTTTACAAATGGGCTTTTCTGATATCGTGTCATGTACTCATGTATGGCCATCCGTATAGCATGGAGTGAGACTGGCGCATCTAATGTTTCTGATGCACTGCCTGCAGTGATATGAACGAACCAATGGAAAGTTTCAGCTACCCAACTACTCCCCAGGAATTCAGAGATAATTTACTGAGCGTGTATCATGGTGAATTGATTCGCATGACTTATGGAGAGTGGTGAGCATGAATGCCAGCAGGTTATGGTTAATCTGAAGAAAGAACAGCGAACTGAATATTTACATGTACAGAACTACAAATAAAAACCAGGTAAGCTAGCTATCATCAGAAACAACATTCACAGGATGCATCactacaaaaagaaaatgaagcgaaattttctaaaaaaaatgttctcaATTTCTCATCCTGAGCTTGTGCCTATTGATCAGTTAGTAGCAAGATCCAGGCatttccttgcagcaaaccaaaTAATCCAAAATAATGCAGCCCAACCTGCAGTTAAACAGCACGGTCAAATATGCATTAGTTGAGCACGACTGAATATCACAGTGCTTAAGTTAAGAACCTCCCCTCCCTTTATACTacctttgttttttgttttttttatatacgaTAGGCATAACATTTAACTTATGTAAAcgtataaattaaaattatagtttctttatgataaaataaatcaaaattatataaataatatttatataatttttttaatggttCAAAGTCACTTCAAATGTCAATAACAtcatacattttaaaaaatatctaataATCTATAACATTATTTCATATCCAAGTTGACGAAATCTTGAGACAAAAAGCGCTAGCTGTTCTTCCTGCTTGGCTCACCATTTGCAATTTCAAAAGAAATATCACTGGAAAATGTAGTGAAAATAAGAAGAAAATTGcatgaggaaggagaggagtagTAGCCGGCAACTCAAGGTCGACGAGATGTAATGTACCAGTGGCGATCGTGATGGCGACgacagtcgccgccgtcgtggccgcCACGACGAAGACGGCGACCGACAACGCGCCGACGTACGCCACGGCGAGGAGAGCGGACAGCGCCGCCAGGGAGACgacggccgcgacggcggcggcgctcgtcgccgccgcgacgagGACGAACGCGGCGACCAGGAGCACCGTCAGCGCCGCGAGCGCCACCGATCCGACCTGCGGACGAGACGAGACCGGATCGATCACGTACAGGTACACCCAACGAGAAAATTTGcagcgggcgcgcggcggcggcggtggcggcggctcacCGATGCGACGAggagcgcgcgggcggcgccgccgcgcctcgtCCACGCCGcgaggccgcgcgcggcgccgtggCACGcgtcgcggaggaggcggccgccgtcggcgcAGGCGCAGCCACGGAGCACggacgggagggaggaggccatgtccaccaccaccaccgcctcctccacgccggaggacgaggacgacgacgacgaggaggaggcctcGCCgttggcgcgcgcggcggcgccgtcccgtgcgacgtcgacgtcgaccaTAGCTCGGTCGGGGGAGACGAATGAGCAGTCAAACGCTCGCGCGTGTCGTTCGCGTGGTCGATCCGATTTTCTGCTGATTTGGCATGCAGCAAGCAGGGACTGACACGTGGACATTGCCTTTAGCTTTCGTTTAGCTGACATTATGTTTTTATTGAAGGTACAGtcccgtccccccccccccaccttgTCGCCCACGCGCAGGCGACACGGGGGGCGAaccctaccgccgccgccgccgcccccctctccctccttcccctacctcgccgccgctggagctcaccgccggcaaagccggctGGTGAGCTaggatggcggtggcggggcctTCTCCGCGGCGGCGCTTCCTCTTTGGCGCGGGGGAGGTGGCGTTCGTTGGCGTCGGtgagaggtggcggcgaggtctcccggctaggcggcggcagatccggcgtcgccgtcgccggatctGGCAAGCCCTCCGATTTTCGGCGGTGGAAGAGGCTGCTACGACGCGAGGCGCGCGCATGGCGGCGcgtgggcggcggaggacggtgctagcggcggccgccggctccGGTGGTCGGCAAGGTCGAGGCCGGCCGGGGTCTCCATCCCGCCACcactcccttcctcctccctctccacaaCCACCCTCTTTCCCCCCctctttcccttcttcttctctcttgaTGTTCCTCTCCTCTCTGTGCCGTCGGCACAAGCGAAGCAGAAGGGGAGGTCGCCCTTCCCTATTccttcctcccttcctctcgCCATCTCTGCTACCAGTTGATCTCTGCTGCCAGTTGACTAGTTGCTCTGCTGCTCGCCCCagtgctcctctctctctgcaCTGGTGGTAAACTTGGAGGTGGTTGCCGTAGTCGTGAGGTTTTGTCCCGCGAAACCGGGAGTTCCTCGCTGGAAACATGGTTGACACCGAGGTCCTGGTTGCCCCTGTCTCTAGCTCTCAGCTCCTCTTCAAGCCGGCCAGGCCTCCTACCCTCCGTGATGCTCCTCCCTTCTGTTGGCCGTCTGTTCCAAACCTGGCTGTGGAGTCTTTCGGTTGTTGAGGAGAAGTGTTCGTCCATGAAGGTGGTTCAGTCCGTCTGAAGTCAGGGCTCTTATGCCTTGCCAGTGCTTCATGTGCCCTGTGACTGTGTGGACCTGTCTTAGTGCCGAGATTGGAGCAGTGTGTTTTTCCTCTACGGTGCTGAGCTTTTGTGTTAAGGCGGAGTCGGAGCTGCTGCATCGGGTCAGCCGATGAGCTGGGCAACGATAACACTCAACACTTTTGCTCTAGCTTCTTGGAGGTCCTACACCTTTTGAGGGAGTCTTGGGTGAAAGCCCTGGTCTTCCAAGATCGGCGACATCGACGCCTGCGGGTGCCGTTTCCTCTTTGAAGGTGTTGCCTTGTGGACTCTCTCCCCCTtgggtgaaaacccagtccAGTTATGGGCGGGCGTCAGCAGTGGCTTCTATCGTTGTTCACCTCCTTGGAGGCTTCACCTTGAAAGACTTGCTCCTCTCTCGGTTACTTCTGTGGTTCATAGTTTTGTCACAGCTTTTTTTTGTCTTCTGTGTAAGGTTTTGCCGGTTTCCCCTTAGCGAACCGTGTAGTTGTATGGTTTTCGGGCCCGGTTTCCCTTATAAACAAGgtcaactctcttcttctaatatatccgGTAGAACTCCTACCGTCTattacttcaaaaaaaaaaaacattatgtttttatttatgtCTACGAAACACCAATTAATATATGTAGACCGTAGATAACATATATGTGTACAGGTGAGCAAATGAAGTATTAATTCCTAAACCATCTAGACAATGATTTcgctatatatttatcaacaAATTTTCTCTCACAAATTtatagatatactccctccgtttcacaatgtaagtcattctagcattttccacattcatattgatgctaataaatcaagatatatagcatcaatatgaatgtgagaaatgctagaatgactacattgtgaaacggaggaagtaaatacaatataattatagtgtaactataTAAATTCAatgtaactttcacataattttaaatcattatatttacttcaagatttgtgcatgaaaaaaattgtagcGTGCATGGGTGGGGAGATTCAGTCTCGCGACCTCCGCTTCGCTAAAATAGCTTGTTACCTTAGGGTTTTTGAAAAGTAACATGCAAATTGCACTGTAATTATATGCAAGTTttaatgtaattatattgtgattGCACTATATTTACATCTGATAATTTGTTAGAATCGACCAATGTTAGATACTCCCTTTTTTCCAAGTTAAATGGAGTTCAAAGAGATGAAGGTCAGTTGTAAACCTCTGATCATGCcaaagttatattattaaaagtgCATTCGCACATGCCAATTGTAAGCACACCGATTTAAAATGTTGATGAGTGGAGTCATGCATCATTAACTCCAAACACCTCTGAAGCTCAAAAATGCAAATTAGCGATCTGGCGCGCCCCGTGCTGACATGGCGCGTGATCGGGCCTGACAACCCGAGTTGCTATTTTTGGCCATTGAGATTTGGGCCTCGTTTTCCTGTTGTTAAGCCCAGTCAATAGGTGgccttatattttcttttgttttggttaACCTATGTATGCGTTCCATTTTAGGCTTTTGGGCTTTTCTCTTATAGAGTAGGCCAAAATCCGGATTGCGggctatttgttttattttgttttttaaatcgCATTTCAAATACGTTTCAAATTTACATGTTTAAAATTTGTACATACACATAATGtgtctaaagtttatacatataaaaaaatttatagacTTATACACACATAGGTATGTGTATGAActttgtacatatatgtatatacatataaatatatacatataaatatagaaCTTATACAACATGTGGGAGGTAGGGGATGGGCTCGAAGGAAAGTGTTGATCCGATCATGGGCGCACCATGACACGCGATCAGTCGCACATTAGCGACCCCCTCTCGAGCTTCCCTAATATATTGCTAACTTTGTATATAAGACTATTAATAGTTCAACATATTGTCTATATAGTCATGTGAAACAACATGATGTTTTGTTGataaaaagaagaggatatTGTTCTAATACATGCCATATATAATTTGTTAGGATTGTACACTGCCGGTTTGGGCTTGCATAACCtgccaaaccaaaccaaaacttCTTGCTGGTCGTTTTGTATGTGCTGGGTTGGGTCACGGTTCAACCCGACCAAACCCAACTGCTTCTCCACCGCAAAAAGCCAACGCCACTCTTCCGTCCTCACTGTCAACTCGTATGTTATTTGTGTCTTTACATATACGCCATTTGTGTCTTTACATATACTCGAACGCGCCAtccgccccgacgccgccgtgagggaagggagaagaaggggagcggGGAAACCGGCGACGGTTCCAACGCTGCCGCCGAATCGCCGATCGGAAGGGGAAGCGAAAGGGGATCGGGGAGGGCGACGTGGGGAGGGGAGCGCTCGTCGATTCTACGACTAGGTAAGGACGGAACCATCTAGATAGGAAACGAATGGCCAGATTTTGTCCACGCGTGAGAAACAACGGCTCTGATTAGGTGGACTCAATcagaaatattaaaataacgAGGGGTTTTATGCAAAATTTGATGGCGTGGATCGATTAAGCTCGCGGTAAATCTAGCACGTTTAAGATATCTAGTATAGTTTGACGGAGGCTATTAAAATACAGTATCAAATTGGTGACAATAAATAATGAGTAAAAACCATATGTATTCACTACCTATACTACTATAACGTACGCAACAACGACGGGTAAATTGGgtattattattgctataaTCTATCCATCGTTGTCTCATTCAATCCAACGAATTAGAAGGAGAGACATTTTCTCGAGGGATCTACAGAATTTCCTAGTCCACGAGTGGTTAGGGTTAATTGGGGGAGCAATTGGAGTAGAATAGACAACTGTACCATGGCATCCATTGATTGCAAatagtataaattaattaattgatgctTACATAATTTACAATCAATCAAAAGAACACATGCCCCGGCCCGTTTATGTTCGTTAAAGATAAAGGCTAAATACGCacgagaaaaacaaaaaaaatccatcaccacatataattaattaagttttaattattacaaacttaaaagtaagatttatttaatattttaaaataattaattaagttttaattattacaaacttaaaagtaagatttatttgatattttaaagcaattgagtaaatttcacttaaTATAGAAAGTTTCGCACGAAATTAAcatgctaacaaaaaaaaattagataaaatctatatcttaattAGGAAAAGACGTACCATAATACGGGGAGCGGGTGAAGCGTCCAAATCGGATATAATAGTAGCTAATCAACCTGTCGATCGATCGGCCGGGGAAACGTACGTCTGTACTACTTTGCAAAAATTTTGAACTGTTTGCACGACGTTGACAGCCTCGATCTCGCCGTCGATTGCATTTTTGTCACATGCCGTAATCAATCTGAAAGATCCTGCAGGCTCCCACATGTCATTAATGTTAATTAGACACATCTTCGAAAATGTGATATTGGACAGATAACCTACATATATGTAAGTGAAACGATATGGTGACGCCTTGGTCGACAAGCCTATAGTGTTTCGCAATTATTCTCGATTATATAATTTGGTGCAAATGATTAAATGGACCAAATTAATCACGCACATGCTCACCAGCACTATTGAAAATTTAAGTCGAAATATGGATATCTTTGTCCAAAAGATTAGGAGTAAAttagcaaaatttaaaatatcaataGGGCGATTGCAAAACCAAAACTACATATTCGATAATAAAATgattataaaactatatattgtaAAGTTTAGATCTCATTGTTTTGTTAGACTTATAGTTTTCAATTAAATTATAAACAAAACTATATTCGACAATAAAAATGATTATAGAActatatattttaaagtttagATCTCATTGTTTTGTTAGAATTTTAGTTTTCAATTAAATTGATgttaaacttgtagttttgcgatacttCACCTTAAATTGTAGATAAATTGATTGGTGCTAAATCTATTTCACAAAAACAAAGTTATATGatactttgatcaaattatctataattttacgAATCATAATCACAAACTATCGGAACACAGACTCAAAATTATGCAACTATTTTATATTCACCAATATCAACAAAAAATGTAACAAGGAAATAGAAACACTTTCAAGTTAAAAAAATGACGGCGTAGAACTATATATCCTTGTTGAAAATATATCGATCACAGTCGGGTAAGTATAGTCCATGGATGTTCGAGAGCGTGAGAATCTCGCGAACTGTTTCAACAGCCTTCCATACCTTATTTCGTTCCTAATCGTACTTTTAATCATCAAGCCTGCATTTGTTTCGGTTAAAAGACCTTCACGTGACCAATCGTTTTTCAGTTACGAGTTTGTTTgaattggattttattttattttttttttgaaaaatttctgGTAATCATCAACATTTTTTACTTATAGTTAATTTATGCACTAAATTTCTAAATTACAGgtataatttctatataaacatatacaacgtttatatatataaagttgttACGTACATAAAGTCTATATGTTgggatattttatatatagaaagttcCTGTGAAAATTGTTCATAAAAAATCCGTtaaaaatgctaaaaaaaagaCTATAAGGAAAAAATGAAATATGGAAAACAAACGGgaatgaaaaagaagaaaaaagcaAGGCTTGATATGTGCAATGGATTACGGGAGAATCAGGTaataaaagaggaaaaaaattaaaacaggGAGAAACGGATTCCCTAGTCCAACCGACTCGCCCGATCGACTAATGTCGAACATTCGCCCATTAGTCTTTTCGATCATAGTCCTCCTCCTTTCCACCCCTCCTCGCGGCGCGCAGGGGCATATTTCGAAAACAAttgtgagaaaaagaaaagtggttgctctgggaaaaaaaagataagttgtttgataaaaaaaataattcccgCTTTAGGTACATCTATATCCAGGCATAGTCCATTTAGTAGTATGGACTCATTACACTGCACGTGCATATTGTACTAGCATAGATAAATAGGGGTGGAAAAAAGCTCGGGCTCATGAGCTCAACTTGGGTTTGGCTCGAGCttggttggcttggctcggctcgtaagTCAAATGAGCCAAGCCCAATTCTCCTTTCTAGCTCGTTGCTgaaatgagccgagccgagctagctcacGAGCCACTTGTTTTGGCTCGCAAGCCTAGGCCATCGTGTGTTTATATCGATTATTTTACTTTATCTAGcgttattatttgtcaacttAAAATTCATCATTAAGATTTTGAAGAATCGAATGTATAAagtaatttaaattttacatattgatgatttgttttaaatttttttaataattacaaaatatatatgaagaggtGTTTTAACAGAAAGACTtgcaagccagctcgagctggctcgggccaggaaacgagccgagccgagctcaagttttagcttgtttctctaaccaagccgagccaagccaagcctaaTTTATTACGAGCCACTGCAAGCCGAGCCGGCTTGACTCGTTTACACCCCTATAGATAAATAAGACAAGATTGTATCCAAAATTACAAATTGTGTTTCCCATGGTGGATGGGCCAGGACCAAAATCTGGCCCAGATCATCGATGAGGCCTGCTGGGCCATTAGATGTATTTGTGGGCATCTCAAGTAAGAGTAGCAAATACCAAAGTAGTGTGTAGTTCTCCAGCCTCACCAATGCATGCCCTAATTTAAGGTTTATTACCGATTTGTAAAATAATCACGGTTGTTATTtggggagagaaaaagaaaataaaatactatattcgtcacaaaatataagaaattagGGCAATGCCTTTTGAAATGGGGGCAGTCTATTGTAGGCTAATGTGGAGGTAATAAGCTCATATGTATGATCCATTTAAAAAATCCTTTTCCGTTTGCACTATTTTCTATTTGCAACATGCCTGAAAATTCCTTATTTCTATTCATACGTAAGAAAATGAGAATCTAATTAACGCATGATAATTGAGGAAGGTACACTTATTATTTGTTTTCTCTACTTCCAATATTTTAGAAATCATGAAATGCACAACCATGCAAAATTAAAGATCGTCTCACAACTAATTagtccttgattttttttaatacaatggagatcactacttaaaaaaaacttttcaagATATATATTGACCAAGTTTTTCGGAGGTGCTCATACAACATGATGTATGTGCGCGTTGATAGATGTGAGTGCTTGTGTGCTGCGAGGGCGTGTTTATACTATGTTTCTAAAAGAATAGTTTTTCAGTGACTAAAATAAACTTTTGTAGGCTGTTAGATATGATGCACCATCTGTAACTTAAAGGCCTATGAAAATAAGCACACCTTCCCACATTAAGGACCAACTAAAAATATATACCTTAGTTTTCTTAgacaataaaaatatagtataactTTCAGCCTCTACGCTAGCTAGGAATATATTCATCCAAAATGTATAGGCactataatttaatttttgcaGTGGATAGAGTCATACACTCACGACTCCACCTACCGCCCCAATGCGAGCACCAATACACATGTATGCATGGTTGACTGGTCTTTGGATCTTAAATAGTACAACTATACAATACCTCCTAATTAATCAACAATATATACGGCACAGTCAATTTCTGAACTAGCTTTTTTCCTCTCCTTGAACTGTTGAAACACGCCCCTACAATAACCTCTTAATTAATTGGCAGCTGACAGTACATGTATGTACAAAGGCCCCCCTTCAATTCTTTTGCTGTTCTCGCCAGAACAATCCTGCAGGGATAAACATTTAGTTTTGCAGATCGATCAATCGATGCAAGATGGAGCGATGGATGGATGAACTCCCATATCTCATGGAGGGGCCAATCAAACGGGCAGCAATTCGTGATAACAAACACAGAGCATAAACAAAAGCAAAACACACATTTATGCCCGGCACTGTTCGTGCATGTGTTCGTGCGTCAGAGAGAGTTGAAAACTTTAGctgctcacacacacacacggatTAAATGCTGAGCGatatataattaataatgtGTCTGTTTTGTCACCCTTAATTAATCATGGGTGGTTTAGGGACAAACCCTTTAATCTCCCCAGCAAATGTAGGGTTTATTGTCATGATTTAATTGGGATATGAACAGTGTGGTGAACAGGAGAATCGTTGGTATTAATTACTCCCCTCCAGAGCAATGACTCATGGTCGCACGTAATGTTTgattatttgtcttatttaaatatttatatagatactaatatttattttgttgtgacataTACGTGTTTTTATTAAAGAAAACTGTAAGTATGACTTATACTAATACTTTAAATGAGACGAACAATCAAACATTACTTTAAAAGTCAACaatattatctatttataaaacagaggtagtacataCCAATATATAATGTGTGGGCTCTTCGCACATTAGTGAGAAACATGCGTTGGTTGGAgctgtatatatataagtaggTATATTTATTGGTCGAACATACATCACCAATATTTTAGAAGTGTTTCTTAAGCTACCATGCATGCTGGCGATATAAATATATCTAATTATATTCAAACCTTGTAGAGTCTTGATTAATATTCATTATCTAGTAAGACATACTTTTTTATATCTGGATTATAGTACTTTACATGCTTTTTATCATTTAAATTCACactaaaaagaaaatatcttgCGCAATATAATAATTTTCTTGTGGAGTAGGGAATGACCCCAATCTGAATTTCCAGTGAAATATTACTGCTTGAGACTATTAAGGTTATTTCCATCAACTtataagcatgcatgcatgtatctgGTGAGATATGCTGAAAAGAAAACAATggaccaaaaaaaaactcaggtgTTCAATGCAAAATTTAACCATAGCTAGTGTTCGATGCGAAAATATTAACTTCTACCCTAACAATAACATAAAAGTTAAATGGGGAATTTGCCCACAAACCCAGGTGGCTAAAGGGGGGTGTATAGGTGATTTGTGCCCATTCAAAAAGTgatttattattatatactcTATCCggtttttaatgtatgatgccgttgatttttttagatgtatttgaccattcgtcttatttaaaaaatatacaattatcatttattttattgtgactttatTTATTGTCAAATATTATGTAAGCatgacttaaattttttttatatttgcacaattttttgaataagacgaatggtcaaatgtttgtCAAAAGAGTCGatgacatcatatattaaaaaacgtgGGTGGTACTATCTATTGTGTGACATTAATTTCAGATAAGAGATCTAGCAACAAGTAGAGCTAGAATGAAATCGAATTTCCTTCAGTTTTGACCAATTTAAACAGTAATGAATAATCCCTAACCAAGGTAATTTTGGACGCAACCATCTAATCAAGCTTTATTCAAACCAGCGTCAACACGACAATCAGCAATGAGTGAGAAAGAGGAACATACTCTAGCCCATATTGGTACTTCATACTTCCAGAGTGGACCAAGCTAAGACAATGCGTGCGGCCCATGCTGacttagagaaaaaaatatagcagagtttttttttagctCACAGGGCGACTGGCCCCACATATAGGATTGGTCCTTTCTAGTATTACTTTTCCACCTGCCGCTCATCTTAACAAATCATAATCatatattatttgatttttttttacctgatTACTCATCTCAGCTAATTACAACTATTCCACGTTTAATTTTATATCTTTTATTAATCTCCATAAAATTTATAATCGTTTATATTTTGGCCGAATAAGTAGAGACCGAATCGTGCCTAAGGATTCGAGGTCCTTTGCGAAACACAAATTGAGACCAATATGTTTAGAAAATGGTAAGAAACAAAAGAGTAGATAAGCGGTGGCGTTCTACCAAGGTtggaagaaaataaattaaatagagGTGGGAAGAAGATTTGTATCCTAATGCAGTGATTTATTTTTACTACACAGAAAAATATAATCTTTAATACCTAGGACACACGTTCGT comes from the Oryza glaberrima chromosome 9, OglaRS2, whole genome shotgun sequence genome and includes:
- the LOC127783750 gene encoding uncharacterized protein LOC127783750; its protein translation is MASSLPSVLRGCACADGGRLLRDACHGAARGLAAWTRRGGAARALLVASVGSVALAALTVLLVAAFVLVAAATSAAAVAAVVSLAALSALLAVAYVGALSVAVFVVAATTAATVVAITIATGWAALFWIIWFAARKCLDLATN